The proteins below are encoded in one region of Vulpes lagopus strain Blue_001 chromosome 10, ASM1834538v1, whole genome shotgun sequence:
- the GLB1L2 gene encoding beta-galactosidase-1-like protein 2 isoform X1, protein MGKWSLARKPGRTLGVLLLLLLGLLVLRRLDWYRLVPVWLRNRQSGLQANGPRFTLEDSTFWILGGSVHYFRVPREYWRDRLLKLKACGLNTLTTYVPWNLHEPERGKFDFSGNLDMEAFVLLAAEMGLWVILRPGPYICSEIDLGGLPSWLLQDSGMRLRTTYKGFTEAVDLYFDHLMARVVPLQYKHGGPIIAVQVENEYGSYNKDPAYMPYIKKALEDRGIVELLLTSDNKDGLQKGVLDGALATINLQSQHELQLLTNFLVSVQRVQPRMVMEYWTGWFDSWGGPHNILDSSEVLKTVSAILDAGSSINLYMFHGGTNFGFINGAMHFHEYKSDVTSYDYDAVLTEAGDYTAKYFKLRDFFGSLSGVPLPPQPSLLPKIAYEPVRPNLYLSLWDALQHMEEPVSSEKPVNMENLPVNDGNGQSFGYTLYETTIASSGVLSGLVRDRGQVFVNTVSVGFLDYERKKIVIPLVQGYTRLRILVENRGRVNYGDNIDDQRKGLIGNIYLNDAPLKKFRIYSLDMRKSFFQRFSVDKWSPIPEAPTFPAFFLGALSISLSPFDTFMKLEGWEKGVVFINGQNLGRYWNIGPQETLYLPGAWLDQGINQPCPPRSLFSRRGWQALPYSSPRRPTWAGASTWTERRWGPTRGACCPQPRPAALLLRAPPHAPCTPHAAELPLAAPAGTRGRGQAHWFPSRPWAWRGGQDRGTPCYLRVCGWPFPTSPLWGRTEGCGPGGRNVSDVPGMTPGALRRGGGTSRPSGSCAPACAPSCSPGPFPSEGRGEGLGKGAGAPLSHAAAQPAPGHLWDPGGNCAETHTRFLTSFPLQLHLTRGQAGSAKTEIPRVSEDFRFYSEQKRPWRTERRPRRKLRRLGGCPRDGRQPWVSL, encoded by the exons GTTGGACTGGTATCGTCTGGTCCCCGTGTGGCTGAGAAACCGGCAGTCAGGGCTGCAGGCCAACGGCCCGCGCTTCACATTGGAGGACTCCACCTTCTGGATCTTGGGGGGCTCCGTGCACTACTTCCGGGTGCCCCGGGAATACTGGAGGGACCGCTTGCTGAAGCTGAAGGCCTGTGGCCTGAACACCCTCACCAC TTACGTTCCATGGAACCTGCACGAGCCAGAAAGAGGCAAATTCGACTTCTCCGGGAACCTGGACATGGA GGCCTTCGTGCTGCTGGCTGCGGAGATGGGGCTGTGGGTGATCCTGCGTCCAGGCCCCTACATCTGCAGCGAGATCGACCTCGGGGGCTTGCCCAG CTGGTTACTCCAAGACTCTGGCATGAGGCTGAGAACGACTTACAAGGGCTTCACCGAAGCAGTGGACCTTTATTTTGATCACCTGATGGCCCGGGTGGTGCCACTCCAG TACAAACATGGAGGCCCCATCATTGCTGTGCAGGTGGAGAATGAATATGGTTCCTATAACAAAGACCCCGCCTATATGCCTTACATCAAGAAG GCCTTGGAGGACCGAGGTATAGTGGAATTGCTCTTGACTTCAGACAACAAGGACGGCCTGCAAAAGGGTGTCCTGGATGGAG CGCTGGCCACCATCAACCTGCAGTCCCAGCACGAGCTGCAGCTACTGACCAACTTTCTCGTAAGCGTCCAG AGGGTTCAGCCCAGGATGGTGATGGAGTACTGGACGGGGTGGTTTGACTCATGGGGAGGCCCACACAACATCCTGGATTCCTCTG AGGTTCTGAAGACCGTGTCCGCCATCCTGGACGCCGGCTCCTCCATCAACCTCTACATGTTCCACGGAGGAACCAACTTCGGCTTCATCAACGGAGCCATGCACTTCCACGAGTATAAGTCTGACGTCACCAGCTACG ACTATGACGCGGTGCTGACCGAGGCCGGGGACTACACCGCCAAGTACTTCAAGCTCCGGGACTTCTTTGGCTCCCTCTCAG gtgtccctcttcctccccaacccagcctcctccccaagATCGCCTATGAGCCCGTGAGACCGAATTTGTACCTGTCCCTGTGGGACGCCCTGCAGCACATGGAGGAG CCCGTCAGTTCCGAGAAGCCGGTCAACATGGAGAACCTGCCAGTGAACGACGGGAACGGGCAGTCCTTTGGGTACACGCTGTACGAGACCACCATCGCCTCGTCGGGCGTCCTCAGTGGTCTTGTGCGTGACCGGGGCCAG GTGTTTGTGAACACAGTGTCTGTAGGATTCTTGGACTATGAAAGGAAGAAGATCGTTATTCCCTTGGTCCAG GGTTACACCAGGCTGAGGATCTTGGTGGAGAATCGCGGGCGAGTCAACTACGGGGACAACATTGATGACCAGCGCAAAG GTTTGATCGGAAACATCTATCTCAATGATGCCCCCCTGAAAAAATTCAGGATCTACAGCTTGGATATGAGAAAGAGCTTCTTTCAGAG GTTCAGCGTCGACAAGTGGAGCCCTATCCCAGAAGCACCCACGTTCCCGGCTTTCTTCCTGGGTGCCCTGTccatctccctttcccccttcGACACCTTCATGAAGCTGGAG GGCTGGGAGAAAGGGGTCGTCTTCATCAACGGCCAGAACCTTGGACGCTACTGGAACATCGGACCCCAGGAGACCCTGTACCTCCCAGGTGCCTGGTTGGACCAAGGCATCAACCAG CCCTGTCCCCCCAGGTCATTGTTTTCGAGGAGAGGATGGCAGGCCCTGCCATACAGTTCACCGAGACGCCCCACCTGGGCAGGAGCCAGTACCTGGACTGAGCGGCGCTGGGGACCCACCCGGGGGGCATGCTGCCCCCAGCCGCGGCCTGCCGCTCTGCTCCTGCGCGCCCCCCCGCACGCCCCCTGCACACCCCATGCAGCGGAGCTTCCTCTAGCAGCACCTGCAGGGACCAGGGGCCGTGGCCAGGCCCACTGGTTCCCGTCAAGACCCTGGGCCTGGAGGGGTGGGCAGGACAGAGGGACCCCTTGTTACCTAAGGGTCTGCGGCTGGCCTTTTCCTACTTCTCCTCTTTGGGGGAGGACGGAGGGGTGCGGCCCTGGGGGCAGGAATGTCTCCGATGTCCCCGGGATGACGCCTGGGGCCCTCCGTCGGGGGGGGGGGACCTCCAGACCCAGTGGCTCCTGTGCTCCCGCCTGTGCTCCCTCATGCTCTCCTGGCCCGTTTCCATctgaaggcagaggagaggggctggggaagggcGCGGGTGCTCCCCTGAGCCACGCTGCTGCTCAGCCTGCCCCAGGCCACCTCTGGGATCCGGGAGGAAACTgcgcagagacacacacacgttTTCTCACCTCATTTCCGCTCCAACTGCATCTGACGAGAGGACAAGCAGGCTcagcaaaaacagaaataccCCGGGTTAGCGAGGATTTCCGGTTTTACTCCGAGCAGAAGCGGCCGTGGAGGACGGAGCGCAGACCCCGTAGGAAGCTCCGCCGGCTGGGAGGCTGCCCCCGGGACGGCAGGCAGCCTTGGGTGTCGCTGTAG
- the GLB1L2 gene encoding beta-galactosidase-1-like protein 2 isoform X3 produces the protein MGKWSLARKPGRTLGVLLLLLLGLLVLRRLDWYRLVPVWLRNRQSGLQANGPRFTLEDSTFWILGGSVHYFRVPREYWRDRLLKLKACGLNTLTTYVPWNLHEPERGKFDFSGNLDMEAFVLLAAEMGLWVILRPGPYICSEIDLGGLPSWLLQDSGMRLRTTYKGFTEAVDLYFDHLMARVVPLQYKHGGPIIAVQVENEYGSYNKDPAYMPYIKKALEDRGIVELLLTSDNKDGLQKGVLDGALATINLQSQHELQLLTNFLVSVQRVQPRMVMEYWTGWFDSWGGPHNILDSSEVLKTVSAILDAGSSINLYMFHGGTNFGFINGAMHFHEYKSDVTSYDYDAVLTEAGDYTAKYFKLRDFFGSLSGVPLPPQPSLLPKIAYEPVRPNLYLSLWDALQHMEEPVSSEKPVNMENLPVNDGNGQSFGYTLYETTIASSGVLSGLVRDRGQVFVNTVSVGFLDYERKKIVIPLVQGYTRLRILVENRGRVNYGDNIDDQRKGLIGNIYLNDAPLKKFRIYSLDMRKSFFQRFSVDKWSPIPEAPTFPAFFLGALSISLSPFDTFMKLEGWEKGVVFINGQNLGRYWNIGPQETLYLPGAWLDQGINQVIVFEERMAGPAIQFTETPHLGRSQYLD, from the exons GTTGGACTGGTATCGTCTGGTCCCCGTGTGGCTGAGAAACCGGCAGTCAGGGCTGCAGGCCAACGGCCCGCGCTTCACATTGGAGGACTCCACCTTCTGGATCTTGGGGGGCTCCGTGCACTACTTCCGGGTGCCCCGGGAATACTGGAGGGACCGCTTGCTGAAGCTGAAGGCCTGTGGCCTGAACACCCTCACCAC TTACGTTCCATGGAACCTGCACGAGCCAGAAAGAGGCAAATTCGACTTCTCCGGGAACCTGGACATGGA GGCCTTCGTGCTGCTGGCTGCGGAGATGGGGCTGTGGGTGATCCTGCGTCCAGGCCCCTACATCTGCAGCGAGATCGACCTCGGGGGCTTGCCCAG CTGGTTACTCCAAGACTCTGGCATGAGGCTGAGAACGACTTACAAGGGCTTCACCGAAGCAGTGGACCTTTATTTTGATCACCTGATGGCCCGGGTGGTGCCACTCCAG TACAAACATGGAGGCCCCATCATTGCTGTGCAGGTGGAGAATGAATATGGTTCCTATAACAAAGACCCCGCCTATATGCCTTACATCAAGAAG GCCTTGGAGGACCGAGGTATAGTGGAATTGCTCTTGACTTCAGACAACAAGGACGGCCTGCAAAAGGGTGTCCTGGATGGAG CGCTGGCCACCATCAACCTGCAGTCCCAGCACGAGCTGCAGCTACTGACCAACTTTCTCGTAAGCGTCCAG AGGGTTCAGCCCAGGATGGTGATGGAGTACTGGACGGGGTGGTTTGACTCATGGGGAGGCCCACACAACATCCTGGATTCCTCTG AGGTTCTGAAGACCGTGTCCGCCATCCTGGACGCCGGCTCCTCCATCAACCTCTACATGTTCCACGGAGGAACCAACTTCGGCTTCATCAACGGAGCCATGCACTTCCACGAGTATAAGTCTGACGTCACCAGCTACG ACTATGACGCGGTGCTGACCGAGGCCGGGGACTACACCGCCAAGTACTTCAAGCTCCGGGACTTCTTTGGCTCCCTCTCAG gtgtccctcttcctccccaacccagcctcctccccaagATCGCCTATGAGCCCGTGAGACCGAATTTGTACCTGTCCCTGTGGGACGCCCTGCAGCACATGGAGGAG CCCGTCAGTTCCGAGAAGCCGGTCAACATGGAGAACCTGCCAGTGAACGACGGGAACGGGCAGTCCTTTGGGTACACGCTGTACGAGACCACCATCGCCTCGTCGGGCGTCCTCAGTGGTCTTGTGCGTGACCGGGGCCAG GTGTTTGTGAACACAGTGTCTGTAGGATTCTTGGACTATGAAAGGAAGAAGATCGTTATTCCCTTGGTCCAG GGTTACACCAGGCTGAGGATCTTGGTGGAGAATCGCGGGCGAGTCAACTACGGGGACAACATTGATGACCAGCGCAAAG GTTTGATCGGAAACATCTATCTCAATGATGCCCCCCTGAAAAAATTCAGGATCTACAGCTTGGATATGAGAAAGAGCTTCTTTCAGAG GTTCAGCGTCGACAAGTGGAGCCCTATCCCAGAAGCACCCACGTTCCCGGCTTTCTTCCTGGGTGCCCTGTccatctccctttcccccttcGACACCTTCATGAAGCTGGAG GGCTGGGAGAAAGGGGTCGTCTTCATCAACGGCCAGAACCTTGGACGCTACTGGAACATCGGACCCCAGGAGACCCTGTACCTCCCAGGTGCCTGGTTGGACCAAGGCATCAACCAG GTCATTGTTTTCGAGGAGAGGATGGCAGGCCCTGCCATACAGTTCACCGAGACGCCCCACCTGGGCAGGAGCCAGTACCTGGACTGA
- the GLB1L2 gene encoding beta-galactosidase-1-like protein 2 isoform X2, whose amino-acid sequence MGKWSLARKPGRTLGVLLLLLLGLLVLRRLDWYRLVPVWLRNRQSGLQANGPRFTLEDSTFWILGGSVHYFRVPREYWRDRLLKLKACGLNTLTTYVPWNLHEPERGKFDFSGNLDMEAFVLLAAEMGLWVILRPGPYICSEIDLGGLPSWLLQDSGMRLRTTYKGFTEAVDLYFDHLMARVVPLQYKHGGPIIAVQVENEYGSYNKDPAYMPYIKKALEDRGIVELLLTSDNKDGLQKGVLDGALATINLQSQHELQLLTNFLVSVQRVQPRMVMEYWTGWFDSWGGPHNILDSSEVLKTVSAILDAGSSINLYMFHGGTNFGFINGAMHFHEYKSDVTSYDYDAVLTEAGDYTAKYFKLRDFFGSLSGVPLPPQPSLLPKIAYEPVRPNLYLSLWDALQHMEEPVSSEKPVNMENLPVNDGNGQSFGYTLYETTIASSGVLSGLVRDRGQVFVNTVSVGFLDYERKKIVIPLVQGYTRLRILVENRGRVNYGDNIDDQRKGLIGNIYLNDAPLKKFRIYSLDMRKSFFQRFSVDKWSPIPEAPTFPAFFLGALSISLSPFDTFMKLEGWEKGVVFINGQNLGRYWNIGPQETLYLPGAWLDQGINQAASSGSRTEPCCCHTPALSPQVIVFEERMAGPAIQFTETPHLGRSQYLD is encoded by the exons GTTGGACTGGTATCGTCTGGTCCCCGTGTGGCTGAGAAACCGGCAGTCAGGGCTGCAGGCCAACGGCCCGCGCTTCACATTGGAGGACTCCACCTTCTGGATCTTGGGGGGCTCCGTGCACTACTTCCGGGTGCCCCGGGAATACTGGAGGGACCGCTTGCTGAAGCTGAAGGCCTGTGGCCTGAACACCCTCACCAC TTACGTTCCATGGAACCTGCACGAGCCAGAAAGAGGCAAATTCGACTTCTCCGGGAACCTGGACATGGA GGCCTTCGTGCTGCTGGCTGCGGAGATGGGGCTGTGGGTGATCCTGCGTCCAGGCCCCTACATCTGCAGCGAGATCGACCTCGGGGGCTTGCCCAG CTGGTTACTCCAAGACTCTGGCATGAGGCTGAGAACGACTTACAAGGGCTTCACCGAAGCAGTGGACCTTTATTTTGATCACCTGATGGCCCGGGTGGTGCCACTCCAG TACAAACATGGAGGCCCCATCATTGCTGTGCAGGTGGAGAATGAATATGGTTCCTATAACAAAGACCCCGCCTATATGCCTTACATCAAGAAG GCCTTGGAGGACCGAGGTATAGTGGAATTGCTCTTGACTTCAGACAACAAGGACGGCCTGCAAAAGGGTGTCCTGGATGGAG CGCTGGCCACCATCAACCTGCAGTCCCAGCACGAGCTGCAGCTACTGACCAACTTTCTCGTAAGCGTCCAG AGGGTTCAGCCCAGGATGGTGATGGAGTACTGGACGGGGTGGTTTGACTCATGGGGAGGCCCACACAACATCCTGGATTCCTCTG AGGTTCTGAAGACCGTGTCCGCCATCCTGGACGCCGGCTCCTCCATCAACCTCTACATGTTCCACGGAGGAACCAACTTCGGCTTCATCAACGGAGCCATGCACTTCCACGAGTATAAGTCTGACGTCACCAGCTACG ACTATGACGCGGTGCTGACCGAGGCCGGGGACTACACCGCCAAGTACTTCAAGCTCCGGGACTTCTTTGGCTCCCTCTCAG gtgtccctcttcctccccaacccagcctcctccccaagATCGCCTATGAGCCCGTGAGACCGAATTTGTACCTGTCCCTGTGGGACGCCCTGCAGCACATGGAGGAG CCCGTCAGTTCCGAGAAGCCGGTCAACATGGAGAACCTGCCAGTGAACGACGGGAACGGGCAGTCCTTTGGGTACACGCTGTACGAGACCACCATCGCCTCGTCGGGCGTCCTCAGTGGTCTTGTGCGTGACCGGGGCCAG GTGTTTGTGAACACAGTGTCTGTAGGATTCTTGGACTATGAAAGGAAGAAGATCGTTATTCCCTTGGTCCAG GGTTACACCAGGCTGAGGATCTTGGTGGAGAATCGCGGGCGAGTCAACTACGGGGACAACATTGATGACCAGCGCAAAG GTTTGATCGGAAACATCTATCTCAATGATGCCCCCCTGAAAAAATTCAGGATCTACAGCTTGGATATGAGAAAGAGCTTCTTTCAGAG GTTCAGCGTCGACAAGTGGAGCCCTATCCCAGAAGCACCCACGTTCCCGGCTTTCTTCCTGGGTGCCCTGTccatctccctttcccccttcGACACCTTCATGAAGCTGGAG GGCTGGGAGAAAGGGGTCGTCTTCATCAACGGCCAGAACCTTGGACGCTACTGGAACATCGGACCCCAGGAGACCCTGTACCTCCCAGGTGCCTGGTTGGACCAAGGCATCAACCAG GCAGCCTCCTCTGGCTCCAGGACCGAGCCCTGTTGCTGTCACACACCAGCCCTGTCCCCCCAGGTCATTGTTTTCGAGGAGAGGATGGCAGGCCCTGCCATACAGTTCACCGAGACGCCCCACCTGGGCAGGAGCCAGTACCTGGACTGA